A single region of the Gephyromycinifex aptenodytis genome encodes:
- a CDS encoding stage II sporulation protein M — MDIDAYVAANRERWDRLAALSAQPKLTQAEADELLDLYERTATHLSVVRSSNADPQLVSYLSWLISRARARAATQGRRTTPSNAFVEFFASTFPAALYRQRRWWLSTMALNLGLAVVMGWWFLAHPGFEAAAIDAESVQRLVGHDFENYYSEYAASSFALKVWTNNAWVAAQSIAFGILGLPVLWVLWQNVFNLAFTGSVMIHHGRGALFFGLITPHGLLELTAVFVAAGVGLRLFWAWIEPGPRSRLDAVGAEARTGVGVALGLVVVLFLSGVLEAFVTPSPLPTWARILIGVLAEAAFFAYVFIVGARAARQGVSGDVTGQQSVATAPTAA; from the coding sequence GTGGACATCGACGCGTATGTGGCGGCGAACCGGGAGCGTTGGGACCGGCTGGCGGCGCTGAGCGCACAGCCGAAGCTGACCCAGGCCGAGGCCGATGAACTGCTTGACCTGTACGAACGCACCGCTACGCATCTGTCCGTGGTCCGCAGCTCCAACGCCGATCCCCAACTCGTCAGCTACCTGTCATGGCTCATTTCGCGGGCCCGGGCGCGCGCCGCGACGCAGGGACGGCGAACAACCCCCAGCAATGCTTTCGTCGAGTTCTTCGCGAGTACCTTCCCCGCGGCGCTGTATCGGCAACGGCGCTGGTGGCTGAGCACGATGGCGCTCAACCTCGGGTTGGCGGTGGTGATGGGCTGGTGGTTCCTGGCCCACCCGGGCTTCGAAGCCGCCGCGATCGATGCCGAATCGGTGCAGCGACTCGTCGGTCATGACTTCGAGAACTACTACAGCGAGTACGCCGCTTCGAGCTTCGCGCTCAAGGTCTGGACGAACAACGCCTGGGTGGCGGCTCAGTCCATCGCCTTCGGCATCCTGGGGCTACCGGTCTTGTGGGTGCTGTGGCAGAACGTTTTCAACCTCGCCTTCACCGGCTCGGTGATGATCCATCACGGCCGGGGCGCCCTCTTCTTCGGCCTCATCACGCCGCACGGGCTGTTGGAGTTGACGGCCGTGTTCGTTGCCGCAGGCGTCGGTCTGCGGCTGTTCTGGGCCTGGATCGAACCGGGTCCGCGCTCGCGGCTCGACGCGGTGGGCGCCGAAGCGCGTACCGGAGTGGGGGTGGCCCTCGGCCTGGTGGTGGTGCTGTTCCTCAGCGGCGTGCTGGAGGCCTTCGTCACGCCGTCGCCGCTGCCGACCTGGGCCCGGATCCTCATCGGGGTGCTGGCCGAGGCTGCCTTCTTCGCCTACGTGTTCATCGTGGGCGCCCGCGCTGCCCGCCAGGGCGTCAGCGGTGACGTGACCGGTCAGCAGTCGGTGGCGACAGCGCCCACGGCCGCGTGA
- a CDS encoding D-alanyl-D-alanine carboxypeptidase family protein, which yields MSIIFRALGASALVLLTAAPVTAATPGPGSPVGGPKLSGVELVTDLPADVPPPPPIAAGAYLLADLDTGAVLVAKAPHLQSKPASTLKTLTALTLVPTLPPTKVVRATPEDAAIDGTKVGLDPGAGYTVEQLFQGLLMSSGNDAAQALARAGGGMPRVAQSMTQVAHDLGALDTQARNTSGLDAPGQLTSSYDLALIGRAALRDPQIANYVSTRSVTFPGKRVRGPNPGKRPTFEIGNHNRLLFNYEGAIGVKNGYTQAARHTYIGAARRANQGYILTFLGGQSADWHQSAAMFDWAFAYGKKAHQIGKLVEPGDLAQETPAPTPSRREPAADTAVAAIRNNAAAATMRDPRWTVAGVGGLITAAALYIAVRRSKKPVRGRRG from the coding sequence GTGAGCATCATCTTTCGAGCCCTGGGCGCGAGCGCGCTCGTCCTGCTCACGGCAGCACCGGTCACGGCCGCCACCCCCGGTCCTGGCTCACCGGTCGGCGGCCCGAAACTCTCTGGGGTGGAGCTGGTCACCGACCTGCCCGCGGACGTACCCCCGCCACCGCCGATCGCGGCTGGCGCCTACCTGCTCGCTGATCTCGACACCGGCGCAGTGCTGGTAGCCAAGGCACCGCACCTGCAGTCCAAACCGGCCAGCACCCTGAAGACACTCACCGCGCTCACGCTCGTTCCCACCCTGCCCCCCACCAAGGTGGTTCGGGCCACCCCGGAAGACGCCGCGATCGATGGGACGAAGGTCGGCCTGGACCCCGGGGCCGGCTACACCGTGGAACAGCTCTTCCAAGGGCTGCTCATGAGTTCGGGCAACGACGCCGCTCAGGCCCTGGCCCGGGCCGGCGGTGGCATGCCCAGGGTCGCGCAATCGATGACGCAGGTCGCTCACGATCTGGGGGCGCTGGACACCCAAGCGCGCAACACCAGCGGGTTGGACGCGCCCGGCCAACTCACCAGCAGCTACGACCTGGCGCTCATCGGGCGGGCTGCGCTACGCGACCCCCAGATCGCGAACTATGTCAGTACTCGTTCGGTGACCTTCCCCGGCAAGCGGGTGCGCGGCCCCAACCCGGGCAAGCGGCCCACCTTCGAGATCGGCAACCACAACCGTCTGTTGTTCAACTACGAGGGCGCCATCGGGGTGAAGAACGGGTACACCCAGGCGGCCCGGCACACCTACATCGGGGCGGCCCGTCGGGCGAACCAGGGGTACATCCTGACCTTCCTCGGTGGCCAGAGCGCCGATTGGCACCAGAGCGCGGCGATGTTCGACTGGGCCTTCGCTTACGGCAAGAAAGCCCACCAGATCGGCAAGCTCGTCGAACCAGGCGACCTGGCCCAGGAGACGCCGGCGCCGACCCCGAGCCGCAGAGAACCCGCCGCTGATACCGCCGTGGCCGCTATCCGGAACAACGCCGCAGCCGCGACGATGCGGGACCCCCGTTGGACCGTGGCCGGTGTAGGTGGGCTGATCACCGCCGCCGCGCTATACATCGCGGTACGACGGTCGAAGAAGCCGGTCAGAGGCCGCCGAGGCTGA
- a CDS encoding amidohydrolase, translating into MNVDTILSGLSAAVDGLDEELRAFRRDLHRYPELSWQEARTTFAVRSRLEYAGCRVQQMQPTGVIVDLGPEKPELRVGLRADMDALPLVERTGLEFASTRRGVTHACGHDVHTTALLGAVLALKTQEEELHAAGIGVRAIFQPAEETMPGGGEHVVADGHLDGVDIVFAVHCDPSRDVGEIGLRRGPITAASDKVTVRLTGTGGHTSRPYLTQDLIFALGKVITDVPGVLSRRIDPRVGALLVWGGVHAGGAANIIPDSGEVTGTLRMLDAEAWKSIRPLLIELVEAVVMPYGVQAEVRHVRGVPPVVNSEWAVAAWRDAAGAMLGAGSARGAEQSLGGEDFAWMLQGRDGALARLGTRTPGGPSYDLHQGDLVVDERSIAVGARMYAAAPFAAWRNRRGAKA; encoded by the coding sequence GTGAACGTCGATACGATTCTCTCTGGCCTGTCAGCCGCCGTCGATGGGTTGGACGAGGAGCTTCGCGCCTTCCGCCGGGATCTGCACCGGTACCCGGAGTTGTCATGGCAGGAAGCTCGCACCACGTTCGCGGTGCGCAGTCGGCTGGAGTACGCCGGGTGTCGCGTGCAGCAGATGCAACCCACCGGCGTGATCGTCGATCTGGGCCCGGAAAAACCCGAATTGCGGGTTGGCCTGCGCGCCGACATGGACGCGCTCCCCTTGGTCGAGCGCACCGGTCTGGAATTCGCTTCCACTCGTCGCGGCGTCACCCACGCGTGCGGCCATGACGTTCATACGACTGCGTTGTTGGGTGCCGTGCTGGCGCTGAAGACGCAGGAGGAGGAGTTGCACGCGGCCGGGATCGGAGTGCGCGCCATCTTCCAGCCTGCAGAGGAGACCATGCCCGGTGGCGGTGAGCATGTCGTCGCCGACGGGCACCTGGACGGGGTCGACATCGTCTTCGCGGTGCACTGCGACCCCTCCCGGGATGTGGGGGAGATCGGTTTGCGGCGGGGGCCGATCACGGCAGCCAGCGACAAGGTGACGGTGCGTCTGACCGGCACCGGCGGCCACACCTCGCGGCCCTACCTGACTCAAGACCTCATCTTCGCCCTGGGCAAGGTCATCACCGACGTGCCGGGGGTGCTGTCCCGCCGGATCGACCCGCGGGTGGGGGCGCTGCTCGTGTGGGGCGGGGTGCATGCCGGTGGCGCGGCCAACATCATCCCGGACAGCGGTGAGGTGACCGGGACGTTGCGGATGCTGGACGCCGAGGCGTGGAAGAGCATCCGCCCGTTGCTGATCGAACTGGTTGAAGCGGTGGTCATGCCGTATGGCGTGCAAGCCGAAGTGCGGCATGTGCGGGGGGTGCCGCCGGTAGTGAACAGCGAGTGGGCTGTTGCGGCCTGGCGCGATGCTGCCGGGGCGATGCTGGGTGCGGGGTCTGCCCGCGGAGCGGAGCAGTCGCTGGGAGGCGAGGACTTCGCGTGGATGCTGCAGGGGCGCGACGGCGCTCTGGCCCGGCTGGGCACGCGGACTCCGGGCGGTCCCAGTTACGACCTGCATCAGGGCGATCTGGTGGTGGATGAACGCAGCATCGCCGTGGGTGCCCGGATGTACGCGGCTGCGCCGTTCGCCGCGTGGCGGAACAGACGCGGCGCCAAGGCGTGA
- a CDS encoding RDD family protein, with protein sequence MVATAPNAGTTDAVVTGEAVLVELPVAGPAVRLLSGGIDVVLAVIILVILFFAAAPLLEGLDEAAGMASILVLSLGVLIGLPTVCETLTRGRTLGKKILGLRSVRDDGGPIDFRRALTRNLIGFVEIYLLSGIPALICALVTSPTRRLGDIGAGTYVAHERVDLVLPEPVQMPAQLAQWAAGADIGPLPDPLVAQMRAALRQGEQFTPETTRRLAETLAHDVRDYVLPHPPSETPPLDLIKAVLAERRRRAGLRLAEQARARERLFGVGNRG encoded by the coding sequence ATGGTCGCCACCGCCCCCAACGCCGGGACCACCGACGCCGTCGTAACCGGTGAAGCGGTCCTGGTGGAGCTGCCGGTAGCGGGCCCGGCGGTGCGGCTACTCTCCGGTGGGATAGATGTCGTCCTGGCGGTGATCATTCTCGTGATCCTCTTCTTCGCCGCCGCCCCGCTGTTAGAGGGCCTCGACGAGGCCGCAGGCATGGCCTCGATCCTGGTGCTGAGCCTCGGCGTGCTGATTGGTCTGCCGACGGTCTGTGAGACGTTGACCCGCGGGCGCACCTTGGGCAAGAAGATCCTGGGCCTGCGCAGCGTGCGTGACGACGGCGGCCCCATCGACTTCCGGCGGGCGTTGACCCGCAACCTCATCGGTTTCGTGGAGATCTACCTCTTGAGCGGGATCCCGGCGCTCATCTGCGCGCTCGTGACCTCGCCGACCCGGCGCCTGGGTGACATCGGAGCCGGGACGTATGTGGCTCATGAGCGAGTCGATCTGGTGCTGCCGGAACCGGTGCAGATGCCAGCACAGTTGGCGCAGTGGGCCGCCGGAGCCGATATCGGCCCGCTGCCGGACCCGCTCGTGGCCCAGATGCGCGCGGCGCTGCGCCAAGGCGAGCAGTTCACTCCGGAGACGACCCGCCGCCTCGCCGAGACCCTGGCCCACGACGTGCGTGACTATGTCCTGCCGCACCCTCCCAGCGAAACACCCCCGCTGGATCTGATTAAGGCTGTCCTCGCCGAGCGTCGTCGACGCGCAGGTCTGCGCCTGGCGGAGCAGGCCAGGGCGCGCGAACGGCTCTTCGGCGTCGGCAACCGCGGCTGA
- a CDS encoding mannose-1-phosphate guanylyltransferase codes for MQASTLEHFWAVIPAGGAGTRLWPLSRAGAPKFLLDLVGRGRTLLQSTADRLEPLCGQNLVVVTGAAHVEAVRAQLPQVADGRLLAEPAPRDSMAAIGWAAAVIERLDPEAIIGSFAADHVVGAEDDFREAVAEAVAVAQQDRVVTIGIRPTHAATGFGYIHEAGRLGLAQAPHAYEVSEFVEKPDEATARSYLETGHYRWNAGMFVVKARVLLDVLHRYHPQLATQLRAIAAQPEELPTRWPNLEKIAIDHAVAEPAAADGQVAVVRGDFPWDDVGDFDSLADVLPSDSYVETDSGRGISVLGDASQVLGIDSGGVVVPGSKRLVAVLGLDDVVIVDTSDALLVTTRSAAQRVKSIVTQLKDSGQADLT; via the coding sequence ATGCAGGCGAGCACACTTGAGCACTTTTGGGCTGTCATCCCGGCCGGCGGAGCGGGTACCCGCCTGTGGCCGCTGTCGCGAGCGGGGGCGCCGAAATTCCTCCTCGACCTGGTGGGGCGCGGGCGAACCCTGCTGCAGTCGACGGCCGACCGACTCGAACCGTTGTGCGGGCAGAACCTCGTCGTAGTGACGGGGGCAGCCCACGTGGAGGCGGTCCGAGCGCAATTGCCCCAGGTCGCCGACGGGCGCCTGCTTGCAGAACCGGCGCCGCGAGACTCGATGGCTGCCATCGGCTGGGCCGCGGCCGTCATCGAACGCCTGGACCCTGAGGCGATCATCGGTTCTTTCGCCGCCGACCATGTGGTGGGTGCCGAAGACGACTTCCGTGAGGCGGTAGCCGAGGCGGTTGCTGTGGCGCAGCAGGATCGGGTGGTGACGATCGGTATCCGGCCCACGCACGCCGCCACCGGTTTCGGCTACATCCACGAGGCGGGCCGGCTCGGTCTGGCGCAGGCCCCGCACGCCTACGAGGTGAGCGAATTCGTGGAGAAGCCCGACGAGGCAACTGCGCGTTCCTACCTGGAGACCGGCCACTACCGCTGGAACGCAGGGATGTTCGTGGTCAAGGCGCGGGTTCTTCTGGACGTCCTGCACCGCTACCACCCGCAGCTGGCCACCCAGTTGCGCGCGATCGCGGCCCAGCCTGAGGAACTGCCCACCCGCTGGCCGAACTTGGAGAAGATCGCCATCGATCACGCGGTCGCCGAACCTGCCGCTGCCGACGGACAGGTCGCGGTGGTCCGGGGCGACTTCCCGTGGGACGACGTGGGCGATTTCGATTCCCTGGCCGACGTGTTGCCTTCGGATTCCTATGTCGAGACCGACAGCGGCCGAGGCATCTCGGTGCTGGGGGATGCCAGCCAGGTGCTGGGGATCGACTCCGGTGGGGTCGTGGTTCCCGGTTCGAAACGGCTGGTGGCCGTCCTGGGATTGGATGATGTGGTGATCGTCGACACCTCGGACGCGCTGCTGGTCACCACCAGGAGTGCCGCGCAGCGTGTGAAGTCCATCGTGACGCAGCTGAAGGATTCCGGACAGGCCGACCTGACGTGA
- a CDS encoding helix-turn-helix domain-containing protein: MSPEPVFADALRAAITRRGLSLQRLRVHLARHGHDISAATLSYWQSGRSCPKRASSLSALAALEEILGCQPAELSRLVPAAAQVDVGPVYRKNPDSSLSELVEEGKVIDDLVAQLGLSWDDGLERVSMHDCLQLRPDRTESTHVVRESLRAHRDGIDRYPLCFGYEGGVDICIEGMRNVSVGGVSYAKEYELMVAEMVLPRALQSGESILIEYGFDVVGATIPSTNWERGTLGLLRDMHISVQFVPEDVPLFAEWYSEIEGVRSGGPIVLTGASVEHHVHDLATGIVGVRWRW; the protein is encoded by the coding sequence ATGAGCCCCGAACCTGTCTTCGCAGACGCGTTACGTGCGGCGATCACGCGTCGAGGCCTGAGCTTGCAACGGTTACGGGTTCACTTAGCGCGCCACGGCCATGACATCAGCGCTGCCACTCTCAGCTACTGGCAGTCCGGGCGAAGCTGCCCTAAACGCGCCAGTTCGCTTTCTGCTCTAGCGGCTTTAGAGGAGATTCTCGGTTGTCAGCCAGCCGAGTTGTCCCGGCTCGTTCCTGCGGCGGCACAGGTCGACGTGGGTCCCGTTTATCGAAAGAATCCGGACTCGAGTTTGAGCGAGCTGGTCGAAGAGGGAAAGGTCATCGACGATCTGGTCGCGCAACTGGGGTTGAGCTGGGATGACGGCCTGGAACGGGTCAGCATGCATGACTGTCTTCAGTTACGCCCGGATCGTACCGAGAGCACCCATGTCGTGCGGGAATCACTGCGAGCCCACCGCGACGGTATCGATCGGTATCCCCTGTGCTTCGGTTACGAGGGCGGGGTAGACATATGCATCGAGGGCATGCGTAATGTGAGTGTCGGCGGGGTGAGTTACGCCAAAGAATACGAATTAATGGTGGCCGAGATGGTGCTACCTCGGGCGCTGCAATCCGGGGAATCCATCCTCATCGAATACGGGTTCGACGTGGTGGGCGCCACCATTCCCTCGACGAACTGGGAGCGCGGAACCCTGGGGCTGCTGCGCGACATGCATATCTCAGTGCAGTTCGTGCCCGAGGACGTGCCCCTGTTCGCTGAGTGGTACTCCGAGATCGAAGGGGTGCGCTCGGGCGGGCCGATCGTTCTCACTGGCGCCTCGGTGGAGCATCATGTGCACGACCTGGCCACCGGCATCGTGGGTGTGCGCTGGCGGTGGTGA
- a CDS encoding 2'-5' RNA ligase family protein codes for METVTIGLAIPVPEPLGAQVRQVRAEVGDQAAATVPTHVTLVPPTQVLASDLNAILEHARGIAAKVAAFDLLLCGTGSFAPTTDVAYVCVTQGAQECTRLQEQLRQEPLVRELDYPYHPHVTLAQNVGEQACQRARQLIGEVHAQLRIASFTLYVQRLGQAWAPLETFSLGGL; via the coding sequence ATGGAGACCGTGACCATCGGGTTGGCAATCCCCGTGCCCGAACCGTTGGGAGCCCAGGTGCGTCAGGTGCGGGCAGAAGTCGGCGACCAAGCTGCCGCCACCGTCCCCACCCACGTCACCCTGGTGCCGCCCACACAGGTGCTCGCGAGTGACCTGAACGCCATCCTCGAGCATGCGCGCGGGATCGCGGCCAAGGTGGCTGCCTTCGATCTGCTGTTGTGCGGCACGGGATCCTTCGCCCCGACCACCGACGTGGCCTATGTCTGCGTGACGCAGGGGGCGCAGGAATGCACCAGGCTGCAGGAGCAGCTGCGGCAGGAGCCGCTAGTGCGGGAGCTGGATTATCCCTACCACCCGCATGTGACCCTGGCCCAGAACGTGGGCGAGCAAGCCTGTCAGCGGGCCCGCCAGCTCATCGGAGAGGTGCACGCGCAGCTGCGCATCGCCTCGTTCACCCTTTACGTCCAGCGTCTCGGGCAGGCGTGGGCCCCGTTGGAAACCTTCAGCCTCGGCGGCCTCTGA
- the trpS gene encoding tryptophan--tRNA ligase → MSTPTDSRSRLFSGMQPTQDSLHLGNYLGALVNWVSMQDQFEAIYSVVDLHALTVATDPELLRARTRATAAQYLAAGIDPTRSAVFVQSHIAEHAELTWVLSCLTGFGEASRMTQFKDKSARAGSEGTNVGLFTYPILMAADILLYDAAAVPVGEDQRQHLELSRNLAQRFNARFGETLVVPEPHIVKATAKIQDLANPTAKMSKTAPTGTIDLLADPKVVAKRIRSAVTDTEREIRFDEANKPGVANLLRIYSALDGRDIAQLEADYEGKGYGDLKKDLAEVVVEVLTPLRSRALELIEDPAELDRILAEGADRVRGIAQGTLDRVYDRVGLLARRR, encoded by the coding sequence ATGTCCACACCGACCGACTCCCGTAGCCGCCTGTTCTCAGGCATGCAGCCCACCCAGGATTCACTGCACCTGGGCAACTATCTTGGGGCGTTGGTCAACTGGGTCTCCATGCAGGATCAGTTCGAGGCCATCTACAGCGTGGTCGATCTGCACGCCCTCACGGTCGCGACCGATCCGGAGTTGCTGCGGGCCCGCACCCGCGCCACGGCGGCTCAGTATCTGGCGGCCGGCATCGATCCGACGCGCAGCGCGGTCTTCGTACAGAGCCACATCGCCGAGCACGCCGAGCTCACCTGGGTGTTGTCCTGCCTGACCGGTTTCGGTGAGGCGAGCCGGATGACGCAGTTCAAGGACAAGTCGGCCCGGGCGGGCTCCGAGGGCACCAACGTCGGGCTGTTCACCTACCCGATCCTGATGGCTGCCGACATCCTGCTCTACGACGCTGCCGCCGTCCCGGTGGGGGAGGACCAGCGTCAGCACCTCGAACTCAGCCGCAATCTCGCCCAGCGCTTCAACGCCCGATTCGGCGAGACGCTGGTGGTGCCGGAACCGCACATCGTCAAGGCCACCGCAAAGATCCAGGACCTGGCCAACCCGACGGCCAAAATGAGTAAGACGGCCCCGACCGGAACCATTGATCTGCTGGCTGACCCCAAAGTCGTGGCCAAGCGCATCCGTTCGGCGGTCACCGACACCGAACGCGAGATCCGCTTCGACGAGGCGAACAAGCCGGGTGTGGCCAACTTGCTGCGCATCTACTCCGCCTTGGACGGGCGCGACATCGCGCAGTTGGAAGCCGATTACGAGGGCAAGGGCTATGGCGACCTCAAAAAGGACCTGGCGGAGGTCGTCGTCGAGGTGCTGACGCCGTTGCGCTCGCGGGCGCTGGAGCTGATCGAGGACCCGGCCGAGCTCGACCGCATCCTGGCCGAGGGGGCAGATCGGGTTCGTGGCATCGCCCAGGGCACGCTGGACCGGGTCTATGACCGGGTCGGCCTACTCGCGCGGCGGCGCTGA
- a CDS encoding glycosyltransferase family 4 protein, which yields MRIAIVTESFLPSLNGVTTSVCRVLDCLRERGHEAMVIAPSPAPTTYHGFPVRSVTSVPVRQFQVGLPTKEIEDLLADFRPDVVHVASPFFLGARGLFAARALGIPAVAIYQTDMAAYVLQHGGPAGRAASRATWRYLRWVHSMAERNLAPSSAAMADLRANGIGHTALWGRGVDTALFHPGWRDDAGCRALRRTLAPKGETIIGYVGRLAPEKELERLVSVADLPGTQLVLTGDGPSRRELAEALPRAAFLGRREGDDLARAYAACDVFVHTGTHETFGQTLQEAAATGLPVVAPARGGPLDLIDDGRTGLLFDPSDPADLRRCLSVLTVAEDAWEQRALMGEAGLARVANRSWRRLVDDLIGHYNAVRTPAHAA from the coding sequence GTGCGTATCGCCATCGTCACGGAGTCCTTTCTTCCTTCGCTGAACGGGGTGACCACGAGCGTGTGCCGGGTCCTGGACTGCCTGCGTGAGCGCGGGCATGAGGCCATGGTCATCGCTCCGTCACCAGCCCCGACGACCTACCACGGATTCCCGGTTCGCAGCGTGACGAGCGTGCCGGTACGACAGTTCCAGGTGGGTCTACCCACCAAGGAGATCGAAGATCTCCTGGCCGATTTCCGCCCCGACGTCGTCCACGTCGCCTCCCCGTTCTTCCTCGGCGCTCGCGGGTTGTTCGCGGCCCGGGCGCTGGGCATCCCCGCAGTGGCGATCTACCAGACGGACATGGCGGCCTACGTGCTGCAACACGGAGGCCCTGCCGGGCGGGCAGCTTCCCGGGCCACCTGGCGTTACCTGCGCTGGGTGCACTCAATGGCCGAGCGCAACCTCGCTCCCTCGAGTGCGGCCATGGCAGACCTGCGGGCCAACGGCATCGGGCACACCGCGCTGTGGGGCCGCGGGGTGGACACCGCGCTGTTCCACCCAGGCTGGCGAGATGACGCCGGCTGCCGGGCGTTGCGCCGCACGCTGGCGCCCAAGGGCGAGACGATCATCGGCTACGTCGGCAGGTTGGCGCCCGAGAAGGAACTCGAACGGTTGGTCAGCGTCGCCGACCTGCCCGGAACCCAACTCGTGCTCACCGGTGACGGCCCCTCCCGCCGCGAACTCGCCGAGGCGCTGCCACGCGCGGCTTTCCTGGGCCGCCGCGAAGGCGACGACCTGGCCCGCGCCTATGCCGCTTGCGATGTCTTCGTACACACCGGCACGCACGAGACGTTCGGGCAGACTCTGCAGGAAGCGGCCGCCACCGGCCTGCCCGTCGTCGCCCCAGCCCGCGGCGGCCCCCTGGACCTCATCGACGACGGTCGCACCGGCTTGTTGTTCGACCCCAGCGACCCCGCCGATCTGCGTCGTTGCCTATCGGTGCTGACGGTGGCTGAGGACGCCTGGGAACAGCGAGCGCTCATGGGTGAGGCCGGGTTGGCACGGGTGGCGAACCGCTCGTGGCGCCGTCTCGTGGACGACCTGATCGGGCACTACAACGCGGTGCGCACCCCCGCACACGCCGCCTGA
- a CDS encoding zinc-dependent metalloprotease family protein translates to MAGLRNLSRLLFAASALVFVATTGAAAPPPARPVAAAGQAAKANPAGLQVGTRPAAPATQASARRRTTPPRPVYVVRLLPPGSKPDANVSSAAVGRMVAGANSYWSQQSRGQVSFRLAKVSAWTRTSHRCDDIEGLWGDAYAREPAATKRAAHLVVIVPGRAASSSRCLYGFGSNGFADSGGSTYVSEARASLLAHELGHNLGLGHSGSLLCPRAQDGRYVNGSWRSGCRRNEYDDLFDVMGYSGRGFGQGSLNAVNLDRLGADPAAIRSLSTSARVPLAPLSASAGVRGVKMLAGDGVEYYAEYRTATGRDAAPSTGAWRPRMGVRILRVDPETGDSLELDATPAKGSRFDRALLPGRTFVSASGRLRVRVVSANASGAVLDVRIARPSVKAPRVRGSRT, encoded by the coding sequence ATGGCTGGCCTGCGCAATCTTTCGCGTCTGCTGTTCGCGGCGTCGGCTCTGGTCTTTGTGGCCACGACGGGCGCGGCGGCGCCACCACCGGCTCGACCTGTCGCCGCAGCCGGGCAGGCAGCCAAAGCGAACCCGGCCGGTCTGCAGGTGGGAACTCGGCCGGCGGCACCGGCCACGCAGGCTTCGGCTCGGCGCCGGACGACGCCCCCGAGGCCGGTCTACGTGGTGCGCCTGCTGCCGCCCGGCAGTAAACCTGACGCGAACGTCTCGAGCGCTGCGGTGGGCCGGATGGTCGCCGGGGCGAATTCGTACTGGTCCCAGCAGTCCCGCGGGCAGGTCTCCTTCCGCCTGGCCAAAGTGAGCGCCTGGACCCGCACCTCCCACCGCTGCGATGACATCGAGGGCCTCTGGGGGGATGCCTACGCCCGGGAACCCGCCGCGACGAAGCGGGCCGCCCACCTTGTCGTGATTGTGCCGGGCCGCGCCGCCTCATCGTCGCGCTGCCTGTACGGCTTCGGGTCCAACGGTTTTGCTGACTCCGGCGGCTCGACCTATGTCTCGGAGGCGCGCGCTTCGCTGCTGGCCCACGAACTCGGGCACAATCTGGGCCTCGGGCATTCCGGGTCGCTGCTGTGTCCCCGCGCCCAGGACGGCCGCTACGTCAACGGGTCCTGGCGCTCAGGCTGCCGTCGTAATGAGTACGACGACCTGTTCGACGTGATGGGGTATTCCGGTCGCGGCTTCGGTCAGGGCAGTTTGAACGCGGTGAACCTGGACCGTCTGGGCGCCGACCCGGCAGCGATCCGCTCGCTGTCCACTTCGGCGCGGGTACCTCTGGCGCCGTTGTCGGCGTCGGCAGGTGTGCGCGGGGTAAAGATGCTGGCTGGCGACGGGGTTGAGTACTACGCCGAATATCGCACGGCCACTGGGCGGGACGCCGCACCGAGCACGGGCGCCTGGCGCCCGCGAATGGGGGTGCGAATCCTGCGTGTCGATCCAGAGACCGGCGACAGTTTGGAGTTGGACGCCACCCCGGCCAAGGGCAGCCGTTTCGATCGGGCGCTGCTTCCTGGGCGCACCTTCGTCTCGGCCAGCGGACGGTTGCGGGTCCGGGTCGTCTCGGCCAACGCCTCCGGCGCAGTGCTCGATGTACGGATCGCTCGACCCAGCGTCAAAGCCCCACGCGTGCGGGGGTCGCGCACCTGA